The Hordeum vulgare subsp. vulgare chromosome 4H, MorexV3_pseudomolecules_assembly, whole genome shotgun sequence genomic interval TCTTTGGTGAGGAGCTACGCTCGCGgaagtgaagttcaagaagacaaaaaggcgaagcccacggcgcggccagggctgGCTCCCCAGGACCAGCACTGTGCCGACGAGAACAGGATCGGCCCAGGAAAGCGCCACCTGCCCCCCTCTGGCCGAATACCAGAGggcagggcacaggaaggggcgaaggTTCCGGAGTCCGCGGGCGCGCCTCCTGCTGGAGCCGGGGAGACAACACccgctccggtgaggtggcccaagcagagggcgtggagaagtcagagcttgcggaggtgcctcctcctcaaACACGAGGCACAAACGCCAGCTCCCGCAAGATGCCCTCGTCAGGAGGGGCGAGGCGTGAGCCAGCCGCGACGGTGCGGTCTGCGCCCAGTTGGGGCTCGGGAGTCGACCTCCGACTTGACACCTAGAGGCCCTAACCCAACACGGACCTCACCACCACcattgtcctcctcgtcgctatcgctcgaggtaGGACAACCGGCGTCGCTCAAgccctcttcgcagcagccgagaagcGCACATGggcgcccataaaacttgacggaCGGCATGTCCGCCTCCGACAACTTGGAGCGGAGGACATACCAGTCCTCGGGgagatgggcgcgggcgaaggcctTCCGGCCTCGCTCGAGCAGCATGGAGGACCGCCACAAGAGCAAGCGTTGGGGAATGCGGAGGcgctggagtagcgctccgcctcccccgacctcgacctccacggtgaccgcggcccctcgcccttcctccgccatgggcgctcgggccgtcttccgccgcggcgcccccagaagctgtggcatgatccaaacaagatcctctcgccgccctagccgccgacggtggccgaccccgtcccctaaccatggttaggggtgaGCGCCACCTACAGACAGAAGAAGACTGTGAAGACCAAGGCTGAGGAGCTGGTGGTTTcagaaggagttgggtgagcaaaaccccttgcaaacccctcccaatttataggacggggcgcggggCTAGCTtcccttgctccagaagccaccacccctctcgcccaatcgctcgtgctcatgggcgaacagggaaccgccctgctgcaccaatgcatgcacgagCGGGCCATCCACTACTGCGCCTTTTAAGGCCACATCTGCCACCTGTCCTACCATAACTGCGCATGCCACacgcgtggcagaggcgtttcaggaggtggAAAGGCCACTCCGCGCACGACCCCTCACTTCACGCGTCCAAGACGCGacgtggggaaaagcaaccgccAGCGGATCCAGCCACGaaagcccgtgcacctctttgggcctggcccaacaacgcttcgcaTACGTGTATGGCCCAGGCCCCGGGGCTcccgtcggtgcactaaagactagggtccctagtatcccagacttgtgcacgggcacggaGAGCCCCTACcgacagggcatggcaggacctaGTCAAGATGCAACCCCTGAGATtatcaaggccccggcaagcccgccTTGCCGGGGAGATGACCAAGGCCGCGCCCATtcggtgggcgtgatgaactcaccaagtacaaggccctggcaagctcccttgccaggatgacgactgaagcccccggcaaactcccttgccgggacgaagactcaaggcctcggcaagctccttgccgggatgacgggcctgGCCACTGGTGGGCAACCGCCCACAGTGCCACCACCCCCCAAGTgctagcgcattccgcatgcgccagcgcagcgtccaggtgtcgaaacacctggatacgtgtcttcaccagcacatcgctgacaaggacaagacgtgcattaaatgcacctgacagcggtagatagataagcaccgccctaggttcactgtaactcctcgttaacctaccaccgagcactgtaggcaacttctttgcctataaaaggaggcccttagctcattttgaaggggttagactctttgagggttagactctttggacatcgaCCCATAAGACGGTCATCAACGGTCACTATAACAATTGACAacaaaaacgcttaatacaaccagacaagcatgacgtagggttttacgcgtaagcggtccaaacctgggtaaaaaggcttgtagggtgctgattgttagctctgctcctcacgtcacctctccccgccctacgatcacaagggtttcacgttgattctcataggtgtcgacctcgcatccGCCGACACCAGTGGTATGTGGTCTATCGTATCGGTGGAAGAGGCCCATGCTCGAGGGTATTGTCGGTAGTAAGCCCAAGCACCAGGGTGTTACCCTGCTCATGTTCTGGAGGAACTCGCGTCTATTGCTGAAAAAAGGTTGGATGTAAGCTGAATTCTTGTTAATTGTTAGAATATGTGATCCATCGTGTGCTCAACTCCTACTGGTTCAATAAGGTATATACTTGTTAACTGTTAGAATGTGTGAAAATATTTGGCAATTCTTATTTTGCTACTCACTATTTCTCTGCTCCCTCATTTTTATTGCAATGTAAGGCTCTATCTACTGAGTACTTTGAGGTCATTCTTGTTAAAGTTGCTGCAATGACCAACTGGCTTTCCAAGCGTGTGCGAAAGCACAATGAGGTTCGTGGTCTTCCGTCGTTGTACAGAAGTTTCATGATTTATGTGGCAAGGGTCACCGCCACCACAAGAACCGCCCTCAAGAAGAGTCACCTGGAAGCACAACCAGACCGTCTCCCTCCTTGCCCTTGGCCTTCATTATTTCAAAATCGAGGAACTAGTTGGCACCTGACTCAATGAAAGGAAATCGTCAAGGGGTTTGATTACTGTGGATTTCCACACATTTTACAGATTTAGAAGCCATTGGTCACATTGTTGATTTACACGTCGTTTTTTAATGTGAAGAATAGAGCTAGCTCATTATAGTTGTAAAAAAGGGACTACTCTATTTATTACTCCCTTTATTACTAAGAAATATAATTTTCATAGCAAGGTATGtatttttgttttaaattagATTCTACTATTAGGTTAAGCGGTGTATATTTATATCATTATACACAACATTTCATCATGTTTCTTAATAAAGTGAATTAAATCATGGATATTTTTTTATCATGGATAATGTCTTTAATGTGCCTCTGTGCCATTTGACGCAAGCCACTAGTTATCGATAATAAAGCTGAAGGAAGGAAAATGtaggtctctcttcttcctcgcccaTACACTACCTCTCTCGGGTTTGCGTGGCCTCACCCACCACCCAAAACCAGAGGGAGAGCAGAGAAGAAGACTACCAAAGGACTCCATGGCCACCATGGACGTCATCTCCGCCAAGCTCCTTCGCTCCTCCCTCCACCCCCACGCCCCCTTTCTTTCCTGCCCATCCCTCCCGTCCcgacgccaccgccgcccctcctcAATCTACTGCCGCCTCAGCACCTCCTCCCTctcatcctcctccgccgccaccacATCCGAGGGCGACGCAAACGAGCACCTTTCCGCCCTCCTCTCCGATGAATCCACCACCGCCACGTCCGGCGCCGGGTCCAGGAAGAAGCGGTCCAACAGTGGCGCGTCGAGCATCCCGTCCGGGGTGCGGCTGGAGAACATCTCCAAGTCGTACAAGGGAGTGACAGTTCTAAAGGATGTATCCTGGGAAGTGCAGCGTGGGGAGAAGGTGGGGCTCGTTGGCGTCAACGGCGCGGGCAAGACCACGCAACTCCGCATCATCGCCGGTCTCGAAGAGCCCGACGGCGGCAACGTCGTTAAGGCCAAGGAGAACATGAAGATCGCCTTCCTCAGCCAGGAGTTCGAAGTCTGCGCCTCCCGGACCGTCAGGGAGGAGTTTCTCAGTGCCTTCCAGGAGGAGATGGGCGTCAAGACCCGCCTCGACCAGGTGCAGGCGGCGCTTGAGCGCGCAACCGAGGACATGGACCTCATGGGGAGGCTCCTCGACGAGCTCGACCTGCTGCAGCGGCAGTCGCAGGACGTCGACCTGGGCATGGTGGGTGTCAAGATTCAGAAGCTCATGCCCGAGCTCGGGTTTGTGCCGGAGGACGCTGACCGCCTTGTCGCATCCTTCAGCGGAGGCTGGAAGATGAGGATGTCGCTTGGCAAGATACTTCTTCAGGTATAAATAAGAAAAACGATATTTACATGCAGCAAGTGACGTGACAATGGTAGAGAAGTTATGCTTTTTGTGTGAACTACTAACTAAAAGAAAATCGAATGCCATTGCAGTGAAATTGACGGTCAATTTCAATTAGCTTACTAAGTATGAAGCTCCATTTCGTGTGTATTAATatggtaatgttctttatatgtaggATCCTGATTTACTCCTACTTGACGAGCCCACAAATCATGTCGATTTGGACACCATTGAATGGCTCGAGAGCTACCTTAAGACCCAGGATGTACCAATGGTCATCATATCTCATGACAGGGCTTTCCTTGACCAGTGTTGTACGAAGATAGTGGAGACTGAATTTGGCGTGTCGAAAACGTACAAGGGTAACTATTCTGAATATGTTCTAGCAAAGGCGATATGGGTGGAAACTCAACGTGCTGCATGGGAGAAGCAGCAGAAGGAGATTGAGCATACAAGGGAACTGATAGGTCGGCTTGGGGCTGGAGCTAGCTCGGGGCGTGCTTCAAGTGAGCAAAAGGTAGCTAATGTACTAGAATTTCATGGTTGCTGCTTGCGTCATACCAATGCAGTTGGTTGTCGTATTTTCCTCCACAGTTTTTGTAATCTACATTTGCTTCCCTTTCTTGTATTTGCTAACTTCATCCTTTCTGAAACACTAGAAATTGGAAAAGCTTGAGAAAGAAGGGTTGATTGAGAAACCTTTCCAAAGAAAGCAGTTAAAGATCAGCTTTCCTGAACGTGGGAGAAGCGGTAGAACTGTGTTAGCAATAAATAATCTCAAGTTTGGTTTTGGGGATAAGGTCAGCATTGTTCTATATGTCTAAGCCTTTTCTCTTTCGGTTAACAAAGTGTGGTGTTGTGTACCTGTAACAAATTGTAATATATTCTTATTGTTCCAATATTGTGTCCAGATATTGTTCAACAATGCTAATCTAATAGTCGAGAGAGGCGAAAAGATAGCAATTATTGGCCCCAATGGATGTGGTAAGAGCACATTACTGAAGCTTGCTTTGGGAACAGAGAAGCCACAAGAAGGTGAAGTCATTCTTGGGGAGCATAATGTCCTGCCTAACTATTTCGAGCAGAATCAGGTAGACCCAAATTTCCACACAGATATTTTCTACTTTATGATGATTTTGTGGTATCTtgtattatttttctttgggaTGGTCAAATTGTTTCTAAGTTTATTCAATTATACTCTACCTAGGCACTTGTTCTCAGTGCTACTCAATAAATTCCAAAATCCCATTAGTCTTAATTATTTGAGAATAATCACCactgttccccccccccccccccccccccccactgatATTTATGGGATAGATTCTTTTACCAGGCAGAAGCTCTTGATTTAGAGAAGACTGTACTGGACACTGTAGCTGAAGCTGCAGAGGATTGGAAAATTGATGATATCAAAGGTCTCCTTGGTCGTTGTAACTTTCGGGATGACATGCTGAATAGAAAGGTTCGGTTTCTAAGTGGTGGAGAGAAGGTAATGTTCATTTTCATTTTAGTTTGATCATCATACAGATACAGGATACATCAGTGTTCCTGATTTGTGTACATCTACTCAtttctttatatattttttggttaGGCGAGGCTTTCCTTTTGCAAGTTCATGGTGACTCCATCGACTTTACTAATCTTGGATGAACCAACAAATCACCTCGATATCCCATCAAAGGAAATGCTTGAGGTTCGATGCAATTTCACCCTTTACAGAACTGTATCATTTTGTTTTATGATTATCAGTTCCTTGAATTTCCGCTGGTATTCCTGgtgcatgcagttctaatagatgCTTTTGCATGCATGACAGGAGGCAATATCAGAATACACGGGCACTGTAATAACAGTTTCTCATGATCGGTATTTTGTAAAGCAAATAGTTAACAGAGTCATTGAAGTGAAAGATCAAACTATCCAGGACTATCAAGGAGATTACAATGTAAGTTCTCCTATGATCTTAATAACTTGTACTGTCTTACAAATATACTTGCTTCATATTTGTGATTATATTGGGACTGAAATATGTTTAATAAGTTCCTGCTTATACACTTGCACATATAATACAACGTTGTACTCTTTACAAACGTATAATTTGCTTCTCCTTTTGCACAAACTATTAGCTGTCACCTGTCGGCAATACAAAATTTTCTGTCAGCATATCTGGCATTGGTGGTTGTAAACCAAGATATAGATCATGACACAACATTAGGGCAACAATCGCATCCAACAGAAGATAAGCAATCAAAATTTCGCTTTTT includes:
- the LOC123448451 gene encoding ABC transporter F family member 5-like, which codes for MATMDVISAKLLRSSLHPHAPFLSCPSLPSRRHRRPSSIYCRLSTSSLSSSSAATTSEGDANEHLSALLSDESTTATSGAGSRKKRSNSGASSIPSGVRLENISKSYKGVTVLKDVSWEVQRGEKVGLVGVNGAGKTTQLRIIAGLEEPDGGNVVKAKENMKIAFLSQEFEVCASRTVREEFLSAFQEEMGVKTRLDQVQAALERATEDMDLMGRLLDELDLLQRQSQDVDLGMVGVKIQKLMPELGFVPEDADRLVASFSGGWKMRMSLGKILLQDPDLLLLDEPTNHVDLDTIEWLESYLKTQDVPMVIISHDRAFLDQCCTKIVETEFGVSKTYKGNYSEYVLAKAIWVETQRAAWEKQQKEIEHTRELIGRLGAGASSGRASSEQKKLEKLEKEGLIEKPFQRKQLKISFPERGRSGRTVLAINNLKFGFGDKILFNNANLIVERGEKIAIIGPNGCGKSTLLKLALGTEKPQEGEVILGEHNVLPNYFEQNQAEALDLEKTVLDTVAEAAEDWKIDDIKGLLGRCNFRDDMLNRKVRFLSGGEKARLSFCKFMVTPSTLLILDEPTNHLDIPSKEMLEEAISEYTGTVITVSHDRYFVKQIVNRVIEVKDQTIQDYQGDYNYYLQRNLEARERELARAAELEEKAPKVKAKSKMSKAEKLARKKQKVQAFQQSKQKSKSMKNSKRWN